A genomic stretch from Sphingomonas faeni includes:
- a CDS encoding hemerythrin domain-containing protein, whose amino-acid sequence MDITQLILDEHAQQRTLFAQIDSIDAKDTEALSALWTRLKNLLDAHAEAEERFFYPRLMKIGTGGNDADSAAEETEDAIEDHNDIRETGEAVDKHPVGSDAWFEAVGECNKANSDHLAEEERQGLTDFRKHATLEERHELGVRFAAFEANHLNGVKVVEKDPEAYVKEHAPG is encoded by the coding sequence ATGGACATTACCCAACTCATTCTCGACGAACACGCGCAGCAGCGTACCCTCTTCGCGCAGATCGATTCGATCGACGCCAAGGACACCGAGGCACTGTCGGCGCTGTGGACCCGCCTCAAGAACCTGCTCGACGCGCATGCCGAGGCAGAAGAACGCTTCTTCTACCCGCGGCTGATGAAGATCGGCACCGGCGGCAACGACGCCGACTCGGCCGCCGAAGAGACCGAGGACGCGATCGAGGATCACAACGACATCCGCGAGACGGGCGAAGCGGTCGACAAGCATCCGGTCGGATCGGACGCATGGTTCGAGGCCGTCGGCGAGTGCAACAAGGCGAACAGCGATCACCTCGCCGAGGAAGAGCGCCAGGGCCTCACCGACTTCCGCAAGCATGCGACGCTGGAAGAGCGGCACGAGCTTGGCGTGCGGTTCGCGGCGTTCGAGGCGAATCATCTGAACGGGGTGAAGGTCGTCGAGAAGGACCCCGAGGCGTATGTGAAGGAACATGCGCCGGGGTGA
- the lspA gene encoding signal peptidase II, which produces MRNLPKAGFGAAIALFLADQISKWAVTNPLGIDSLGDAQTITSFFDLRFVPNIGISLGLLPADGHLTRWALVLLTGAIAIGVAVWMTREKNPADQVALGFVLGGAVGNILDRIRLGYVVDFADLHIGEWRPFLVFNVADAAITVGVLVLLVRALLVREKPPVENSHA; this is translated from the coding sequence ATGCGTAACCTGCCAAAGGCCGGGTTCGGCGCGGCGATCGCACTGTTCCTCGCCGACCAGATCAGCAAATGGGCGGTGACCAATCCGCTCGGGATCGACTCGCTGGGCGATGCGCAGACGATCACCTCGTTCTTCGACCTGCGCTTCGTACCCAACATCGGCATCTCGCTCGGACTGCTCCCCGCCGACGGCCACCTGACCCGCTGGGCGCTGGTGCTGCTGACCGGCGCGATCGCGATCGGCGTCGCGGTGTGGATGACGCGCGAGAAGAACCCCGCTGATCAGGTCGCGCTCGGTTTCGTGCTCGGCGGTGCCGTCGGCAATATCCTCGACCGCATCCGGCTCGGCTATGTGGTCGATTTCGCCGACCTGCATATCGGCGAGTGGCGTCCGTTTTTGGTCTTCAATGTCGCCGATGCAGCGATTACTGTCGGCGTGCTCGTCCTGCTTGTTCGGGCGCTGCTCGTGCGCGAGAAGCCCCCTGTGGAGAATTCCCATGCGTAA
- a CDS encoding dihydrofolate reductase, translating to MITFYLARATNGVIGRDGHLPWRIPADLKRFKALTMGKPMVMGRKTFESFPSPLPGRRHIVLTRGDWTADGAEVAHSVEDALTMAGNDVAVIGGAQIYAQMLPHADRIELTEVHAEPEGDATVPAFEDWQEIAREDHPAKGDRPAYSFVTLTR from the coding sequence ATGATCACCTTCTACCTCGCCCGCGCCACCAACGGCGTCATCGGCCGCGACGGCCACCTCCCCTGGCGCATCCCCGCAGACCTCAAGCGCTTCAAGGCGCTGACGATGGGCAAGCCGATGGTGATGGGGCGCAAGACCTTCGAGAGTTTTCCGAGCCCTCTCCCCGGCCGCCGCCACATCGTTCTCACGCGAGGCGACTGGACGGCGGACGGCGCCGAAGTCGCGCATTCGGTCGAGGATGCACTGACGATGGCGGGCAACGATGTTGCCGTGATCGGTGGCGCGCAGATCTATGCGCAAATGCTCCCCCACGCGGATCGCATAGAACTCACCGAAGTCCACGCCGAACCCGAAGGCGACGCCACCGTCCCTGCGTTCGAAGACTGGCAAGAGATCGCCCGCGAGGATCACCCAGCCAAGGGTGACCGTCCCGCCTACAGCTTCGTCACCCTCACTCGCTAA
- the metC gene encoding cystathionine beta-lyase translates to MSDTNKPVGDATKVVLAGRRKEWTQGIVSPPVWRASTILYDSVGHLRESARSDTHHRLFYGRKGTPTQWSLADALTSLEPGAEGTFLYCSGVAAIAAALLSVLSPGDELLLVDSAYDPTRGMAGGLLKRFGITTRYYDPMIGAGIADLIGENTRAIFMESPGSLSFEVQDVPAIVTAAKARGVTTLLDNTWATPLFFPAIERGVDLTILAGTKYVVGHSDVMLGSVTAAPGHFKKLRETSFQLGQVASPDDCWLGSRGLRTMAVRLAQHQSSALTIAKWLQGRPEVAQVLHPALPECPGHDLFVRDFKGSSGLFSFVLNGGDEASRAVLIDTLQLFGIGYSWGGFESLAIPADPQRHRSVTKRDAAGPMVRLQIGLEDPADLIADLEAGLAAFVAVRG, encoded by the coding sequence ATGAGCGACACGAACAAGCCGGTCGGCGACGCGACCAAGGTCGTCCTCGCCGGCCGTCGCAAGGAGTGGACGCAGGGCATCGTCAGCCCGCCGGTCTGGCGCGCCTCGACCATCCTGTACGATTCGGTCGGCCATCTCCGCGAGAGCGCGAGAAGCGATACGCATCACCGGCTGTTCTACGGACGCAAGGGCACGCCGACGCAGTGGAGCCTCGCCGATGCGCTGACCTCGCTGGAGCCGGGCGCGGAGGGGACCTTCCTCTATTGCTCGGGCGTCGCGGCTATCGCGGCGGCGTTGCTGTCCGTTCTCTCGCCGGGTGACGAACTGCTGCTGGTCGACAGCGCCTATGATCCGACGCGGGGCATGGCAGGCGGGCTGCTCAAGCGGTTCGGCATCACCACGCGCTATTACGACCCGATGATCGGCGCGGGCATCGCCGACCTGATCGGCGAGAACACGCGCGCGATCTTCATGGAAAGCCCGGGATCGCTAAGCTTCGAGGTGCAGGACGTCCCCGCGATCGTCACCGCGGCGAAGGCGAGGGGCGTGACGACGTTGCTCGACAACACCTGGGCCACCCCGCTGTTCTTTCCCGCGATCGAGCGCGGCGTCGACCTCACGATCCTCGCCGGCACGAAGTACGTCGTCGGCCATTCGGACGTGATGCTCGGCTCGGTCACCGCCGCGCCCGGCCATTTCAAGAAACTGCGCGAAACGAGTTTCCAGCTCGGCCAGGTCGCGAGCCCCGACGATTGCTGGCTCGGCAGCCGCGGTCTGCGCACGATGGCAGTCCGCCTGGCGCAGCACCAGTCGAGTGCGCTGACCATCGCGAAGTGGCTCCAAGGCCGCCCCGAAGTCGCGCAGGTGCTCCACCCCGCGCTCCCCGAATGTCCCGGCCACGACCTGTTCGTTCGCGACTTCAAGGGCTCCAGCGGCCTGTTCTCGTTCGTCCTCAACGGCGGGGACGAAGCTTCACGCGCCGTGCTGATCGACACGCTGCAACTGTTCGGCATCGGCTATAGCTGGGGCGGTTTCGAAAGCCTCGCCATCCCCGCCGACCCGCAACGCCACCGCAGCGTCACCAAGCGCGACGCGGCAGGCCCGATGGTCCGGCTCCAGATCGGCCTGGAAGACCCCGCAGACCTGATTGCCGACCTCGAAGCCGGGCTCGCCGCGTTCGTCGCGGTGCGCGGATAA
- a CDS encoding thymidylate synthase, translating into MRQYLDLMDRVLSTGVETMDRTGTGTLSVFGAQMRFDLAQGFPVLTTKKLHLRSIIVELLWFLRGDTNVRWLQDRKVAIWDEWADENGDLGPVYGKQWRDWVAADGRHIDQIAELIDQIKTNPASRRQIVSAWNPGDLHAMALAPCHCLFQTHVANGKLSLQLYQRSGDIFLGVPFNIASYALLTHILAQQCRLEVGEFIWTGGDCHLYSNHLEQAQLQLTRSPGPLPRLEIVRKPDSIDAYEYEDFVLHDYVAQAHIKAPVAV; encoded by the coding sequence ATGCGCCAATATCTAGACCTCATGGACCGCGTGCTCTCGACCGGCGTCGAGACGATGGACCGCACCGGCACCGGCACGCTCAGCGTCTTCGGCGCGCAGATGCGCTTCGACCTCGCGCAAGGCTTCCCCGTCCTCACCACCAAGAAGCTCCACCTCCGCTCGATCATCGTCGAGCTTTTGTGGTTCCTCCGAGGCGACACCAACGTGCGCTGGTTGCAGGACCGGAAAGTCGCGATCTGGGACGAGTGGGCGGACGAGAACGGCGATCTCGGCCCGGTCTACGGCAAGCAATGGCGCGACTGGGTCGCAGCGGACGGCCGCCACATCGACCAGATCGCCGAGCTGATCGACCAGATCAAGACCAACCCCGCCTCGCGCCGCCAGATCGTCAGCGCGTGGAATCCGGGCGACCTGCACGCGATGGCGCTCGCGCCGTGCCACTGCCTCTTCCAGACGCACGTCGCGAACGGCAAGCTCTCGCTGCAGCTCTACCAGCGCTCGGGCGACATCTTCCTCGGCGTGCCGTTCAACATCGCCAGCTACGCACTGCTCACGCATATCCTCGCGCAGCAATGCAGGCTGGAGGTCGGCGAGTTCATCTGGACTGGCGGCGATTGCCACCTCTATTCGAACCATCTGGAGCAGGCGCAACTGCAACTGACGCGCTCGCCGGGACCTCTCCCCCGCCTCGAGATCGTCCGGAAGCCGGACTCGATCGACGCATACGAGTATGAGGATTTCGTCCTCCACGATTACGTCGCGCAGGCACACATCAAGGCCCCCGTCGCGGTCTGA
- a CDS encoding sulfurtransferase has product MDALVSTEWLANELGASDLRIVDATYAEGRDAAAEYEAAHIPGAAFMNLSELRDTDSDLPNMLPSAEKFASRMQTLGFGDGSRIVLYDGSPWHTSARAWWMLRLFGAHNVAILDGGLAKWQAEGRDMASGKETLRHGHFTTWADLKGVRDLDQMKANVESGAEQVLDARSAARFTGAEEDPRPGTAPGHIPGSKNLPQGAVFNADGTWKTGDALKAEFDKAGVDLSKPLVMTCGSGITASVLAFGAHLLGNEAALYDGSWSEWGGDPSTPKATGTA; this is encoded by the coding sequence ATGGACGCGTTGGTAAGCACCGAATGGCTGGCGAACGAGCTGGGCGCGAGCGATCTGCGGATCGTCGACGCGACCTACGCCGAGGGCCGCGATGCAGCGGCGGAGTATGAGGCGGCGCACATTCCCGGCGCGGCGTTCATGAACTTGAGCGAGTTGCGCGATACCGACAGTGACCTGCCCAACATGCTGCCCTCTGCAGAGAAGTTCGCGAGCCGGATGCAGACCTTGGGGTTCGGCGATGGCAGCCGGATCGTGCTGTACGACGGCTCGCCCTGGCACACGTCGGCGCGGGCATGGTGGATGTTGCGGCTGTTCGGCGCGCACAATGTCGCGATCCTCGATGGCGGGCTGGCGAAATGGCAGGCCGAGGGGCGTGATATGGCGTCGGGTAAGGAAACGTTGCGGCATGGCCATTTCACGACCTGGGCGGACCTGAAGGGTGTGCGGGATCTCGATCAGATGAAGGCGAACGTTGAGAGCGGGGCGGAGCAGGTGCTCGACGCGCGATCGGCTGCGCGCTTCACGGGTGCGGAGGAAGACCCGCGGCCGGGGACGGCGCCGGGCCATATTCCGGGCTCGAAGAACCTGCCGCAGGGTGCGGTGTTCAACGCGGACGGCACGTGGAAGACCGGCGATGCTTTGAAGGCCGAGTTCGACAAGGCTGGCGTCGACCTGTCGAAGCCGCTCGTGATGACCTGCGGCTCGGGCATCACCGCGTCGGTCCTCGCGTTTGGCGCGCACCTGCTCGGCAACGAGGCGGCGCTGTACGACGGCAGCTGGTCCGAATGGGGCGGCGATCCCTCGACACCCAAGGCGACAGGCACGGCATGA
- a CDS encoding TorF family putative porin, translating into MRFSTILLGGLSLAIAAPAFAQDDTAPPKEVTVSGAVGLVSDYRFRGVSQSDENLAVQGGITITHKSGLYIGTWGSNLAGWGTFGGANMELDLIAGYKVPVGGGALDVGATWYMYPSGFDNTDFIEPYAKLSGTAGPVALTAGVAYAPKQQALGPWYTSGASVAVGYDRVNAKDSNLYLWGDVSSGIPNTGLTVKGHVGYSNGNKGLGPFATSVSPTGEYWDWLFGADYVIPSTPLTLGVAYVDTDIGKGESEYLQPSFSRGQDGNGSIANGKVLVTLTAAF; encoded by the coding sequence ATGCGCTTTTCCACTATCCTTCTTGGCGGCCTCTCGCTCGCCATTGCCGCCCCCGCGTTCGCGCAGGACGACACCGCGCCTCCCAAGGAGGTCACCGTCAGCGGCGCCGTCGGGCTCGTCAGCGACTATCGCTTCCGCGGCGTGTCGCAGTCGGACGAGAACCTCGCCGTCCAGGGCGGCATCACGATCACGCACAAGAGCGGGCTGTATATCGGCACCTGGGGCTCCAACCTCGCGGGCTGGGGCACGTTCGGCGGCGCCAACATGGAGCTCGACCTGATCGCGGGCTACAAGGTTCCGGTCGGCGGCGGCGCGCTCGACGTCGGCGCGACCTGGTACATGTACCCGAGCGGCTTCGACAACACCGACTTCATCGAGCCCTATGCCAAGCTGTCGGGCACCGCCGGCCCGGTCGCACTGACCGCCGGTGTCGCCTATGCGCCCAAGCAGCAGGCGCTGGGTCCGTGGTACACCAGCGGTGCCTCGGTCGCGGTCGGCTATGACCGGGTCAACGCCAAGGACAGCAATCTGTACCTCTGGGGCGACGTCAGCAGCGGGATCCCGAACACCGGACTGACCGTGAAGGGCCATGTCGGCTATTCGAACGGCAACAAGGGCCTCGGGCCGTTCGCGACCAGCGTGTCGCCGACCGGCGAATATTGGGACTGGCTGTTCGGCGCGGACTACGTGATCCCCAGCACCCCGCTGACGCTGGGCGTGGCGTATGTCGATACCGACATCGGCAAGGGCGAGTCTGAGTATCTGCAGCCAAGCTTCAGCCGTGGGCAGGACGGGAATGGCTCGATCGCCAATGGCAAGGTGCTGGTGACGCTGACCGCGGCGTTCTGA
- the ileS gene encoding isoleucine--tRNA ligase — translation MTDTPAPARDYRDTVFLPKTDFPMKAGLAAKEPAILERWAKLGIYDRLREQRLGRERFILHDGPPYANGDIHMGHAMNKVLKDIIVRSQSLMGKDAPYVPGWDCHGLPIEWKVEEAYRAKKLNKDDVPVAQFRAECRAYAEKWVAVQKAEFERLGVMGDWADPYLTMKYDAEATIVGELLKFAESGQLYRGAKPVMWSPVEKTALAEAEVEYEDIVSTQIDVAFEIVDAPNAPDLVGAHAVIWTTTPWTIPVNQALSYGPEIDYVMVHVNSAAESKERHRAAHFLVAEQLLGSFWGRVGTHDHDIVWTGKGSALEGATARHPMHALGGFFAKPRPFLPGEFVTTDAGTGLVHMSPDHGEDDFELCKQYGIDPVFAVDGAGMYRADWAWRGGEGSVINKKFVSADGPICSDLREVGALLAASDDFKHSYPHSWRSKAKVIFRATPQWFIPMDSSSSPLPQAGGAGGGHALSTGADGDGASPPPSPLPQAGGGAESGNGATLREIALDAIAATTWIPARSENRITSMVQGRPDWVISRQRAWGVPIALFVNRATGQYLNDPAVNARIVEAFRQNGADAWYADGHQALLGPDYDLADYEVVKDILDVWFDSGCTHVFTVEARYGEGNRANLYLEGSDQHRGWFQSSLLESCGTRGRAPYDAVLTHGFALDGQGRKMSKSLGNVVDPLKIIGESGADILRMWVASTDYFDDVKIGKEVLATASDAYRKLRNTFRYMLGALEGFEESERVAVSDMPELERYVLHRLRMIDTELRQAAEAYEFNRYTRLLTDFANEDLSAFFFDIRKDSLYCDAGDDIKRRSYRTVLDVLFHALVRYAAPVLCFTAEEVWQSRFPSDDSSVHYLEWPALPSLDADDVVGSKWHEIRQLRVAVTEAIEPLRREKTVRSSLEAEITVPSMLLDADALAEAFIVAKVTPGDAVTVTRTDFHKCGRCWRHLPEVNVDGDLCDRCEEVVAHA, via the coding sequence ATGACCGATACTCCTGCGCCCGCCCGCGATTACCGCGACACCGTCTTCCTGCCGAAGACCGACTTCCCGATGAAGGCGGGCCTCGCCGCCAAGGAGCCGGCGATCCTCGAGCGCTGGGCCAAGCTCGGCATCTACGACCGGCTGCGCGAACAGCGGCTCGGGCGCGAGCGCTTCATCCTGCACGACGGTCCCCCGTACGCGAACGGCGACATCCACATGGGCCACGCGATGAACAAGGTCCTGAAGGACATCATCGTCCGCTCGCAATCGCTGATGGGCAAGGACGCGCCGTATGTCCCCGGCTGGGACTGCCACGGCCTGCCGATCGAGTGGAAGGTCGAGGAAGCGTATCGCGCGAAGAAGCTCAACAAGGACGACGTCCCCGTCGCGCAGTTCCGCGCCGAATGCCGCGCCTATGCCGAGAAATGGGTCGCCGTGCAGAAGGCCGAGTTCGAGCGGCTCGGCGTGATGGGCGACTGGGCCGATCCGTACCTGACGATGAAGTACGACGCGGAAGCGACAATCGTCGGCGAGTTGCTCAAGTTCGCGGAAAGCGGCCAGCTGTACCGCGGCGCCAAGCCGGTGATGTGGTCGCCGGTCGAGAAGACCGCGCTCGCCGAGGCCGAGGTCGAATATGAGGACATCGTCTCCACGCAGATCGACGTCGCATTCGAGATCGTGGACGCGCCGAACGCGCCGGATTTGGTCGGCGCGCATGCGGTGATTTGGACGACGACGCCGTGGACGATCCCCGTGAATCAGGCGCTCAGCTATGGGCCTGAGATCGATTACGTCATGGTGCACGTTAACTCAGCGGCAGAAAGTAAGGAGCGCCATCGGGCTGCTCATTTTCTCGTTGCCGAACAGCTATTAGGTAGCTTTTGGGGCCGCGTTGGAACGCACGACCACGACATTGTATGGACTGGCAAGGGCTCTGCTCTCGAAGGTGCAACCGCCCGCCACCCGATGCACGCGCTCGGCGGATTCTTCGCAAAGCCGCGCCCGTTCCTCCCCGGCGAGTTCGTCACGACCGACGCGGGCACCGGGCTCGTCCACATGTCGCCGGACCACGGGGAGGACGATTTCGAACTCTGCAAGCAATACGGCATCGACCCGGTCTTCGCGGTCGACGGCGCGGGGATGTACCGCGCCGACTGGGCGTGGCGCGGCGGCGAGGGCAGCGTCATCAACAAGAAGTTCGTGAGCGCTGACGGCCCGATCTGCAGCGACCTGCGCGAGGTCGGCGCATTGCTGGCGGCGAGCGACGACTTCAAGCACAGCTATCCGCATTCGTGGCGCTCGAAGGCTAAGGTGATCTTCCGCGCGACCCCGCAATGGTTCATCCCGATGGACTCTTCTTCTTCCCCCCTCCCGCAAGCGGGAGGGGCCGGGGGTGGGCACGCGCTCTCGACCGGTGCTGACGGGGATGGCGCGAGCCCACCCCCCAGCCCCCTCCCGCAAGCGGGCGGGGGAGCAGAAAGTGGCAACGGCGCAACCCTGCGCGAGATCGCGCTCGACGCGATCGCCGCGACCACCTGGATCCCCGCCCGCTCCGAAAACCGGATCACGTCGATGGTGCAGGGCCGCCCCGACTGGGTCATCTCGCGCCAGCGCGCCTGGGGCGTGCCGATCGCGCTGTTCGTGAACCGCGCGACCGGCCAGTACCTCAACGACCCCGCGGTCAACGCGCGCATCGTCGAAGCCTTCCGCCAGAACGGTGCGGACGCATGGTATGCGGACGGCCACCAGGCGCTGCTCGGCCCCGACTACGACCTTGCCGACTATGAGGTCGTGAAGGACATCCTCGACGTCTGGTTCGACTCCGGCTGCACGCACGTCTTCACCGTCGAGGCACGCTACGGCGAAGGCAACCGCGCGAACCTGTATCTCGAAGGCTCCGATCAGCATCGCGGCTGGTTCCAGTCGTCGTTGCTCGAAAGCTGCGGCACCCGCGGTCGCGCACCCTATGACGCGGTGCTCACGCACGGCTTCGCGCTCGACGGCCAGGGGCGGAAGATGTCGAAGTCGCTCGGCAACGTCGTCGATCCGCTCAAGATTATCGGCGAGTCCGGCGCGGACATCCTACGCATGTGGGTCGCCTCGACCGACTATTTCGACGACGTGAAGATCGGCAAGGAGGTGCTCGCCACCGCTTCCGACGCGTACCGCAAGCTGCGCAACACGTTCCGCTACATGCTCGGCGCGCTCGAAGGCTTCGAGGAGTCGGAGCGTGTGGCGGTGTCCGACATGCCCGAGCTGGAGCGCTACGTGCTCCACCGCTTGCGGATGATCGACACCGAATTGCGCCAGGCCGCCGAAGCCTACGAGTTCAACCGCTACACGCGTCTGCTGACCGACTTCGCGAACGAGGACCTGTCGGCGTTCTTCTTCGATATCCGCAAGGACTCGCTCTATTGCGACGCGGGCGATGACATCAAGCGCCGGTCGTACCGCACCGTCCTCGACGTGCTGTTCCACGCGCTGGTCCGCTACGCCGCGCCGGTGCTGTGCTTCACCGCAGAGGAAGTGTGGCAGTCGCGCTTCCCGAGCGACGACAGCTCGGTCCACTATCTCGAATGGCCGGCCCTGCCGTCGCTCGACGCCGACGACGTGGTCGGCAGCAAATGGCACGAAATCCGCCAGTTGCGCGTCGCCGTCACCGAAGCGATCGAGCCCTTGCGCCGCGAAAAGACCGTACGCTCGAGCCTCGAGGCCGAGATCACCGTGCCGTCGATGCTGCTCGATGCGGACGCGCTGGCGGAGGCGTTCATCGTCGCCAAGGTCACGCCGGGCGACGCCGTGACCGTAACCCGCACCGACTTCCACAAATGCGGGCGCTGCTGGCGTCACCTCCCTGAGGTGAATGTCGACGGCGACCTCTGCGATCGGTGCGAAGAGGTGGTGGCGCATGCGTAA
- a CDS encoding DUF3035 domain-containing protein — protein MRKFVPLAAGLTCVALLSGCGAGRSLDRARPDEFAVARQAPLVIPPDFALVPPQPGAARPQDTAANAQTLDALFGGAAPRSAAETGVVNDAGADNDDPGIRSNVGDPDTTVVDKGSTTRDIVAAPEGDGQDARTTAN, from the coding sequence ATGCGTAAGTTCGTACCCCTGGCCGCCGGCCTCACTTGCGTCGCGCTGCTCTCGGGCTGCGGGGCAGGCCGAAGCCTCGATCGCGCGCGCCCGGACGAGTTCGCGGTCGCGCGCCAGGCACCGCTGGTGATTCCACCCGACTTCGCACTGGTCCCGCCGCAGCCCGGCGCCGCCCGCCCGCAGGATACCGCCGCCAACGCCCAGACGCTCGACGCGCTGTTCGGTGGTGCCGCACCGCGTAGCGCTGCCGAGACCGGTGTCGTCAACGATGCCGGCGCGGACAACGACGATCCCGGCATCCGCTCCAACGTGGGCGATCCCGACACGACGGTCGTCGACAAGGGCTCGACGACGCGCGACATCGTTGCCGCCCCAGAGGGTGACGGCCAGGACGCACGCACCACCGCGAACTGA
- a CDS encoding cryptochrome/photolyase family protein → MTRKKTTLVPILGDQLTIDIASLRDCDPETTIVLMMEVDEETTYVRHHKRKIAYILSAMRHHAEALREAGWTVEYTKLDDPDNAGSFTGEIARAGERHDPERIIVTEGGEWRVMAMLESWETLFGIPVEIRSDDRFLASHADFETWAAERKSLTMEWFYRQMRTRTGLLMTGGKPEGDRWNFDKENRKPAKNDLLMPRPLMFEPDAMTKDVLAMVAERFAEHPGSLDGFEYAVTAEDAERQAANFFRHALPQFGDYEDAMLTGERHLWHSILSPYINSGLLDPLDLCRRAEAEYRAGRAPLNAVEGYIRQIIGWREYMRGIYWREGPDYVERNFLDHHRELPGWYWTGETDMHCLREAIGQTLETAHAHHIQRLMVTGNFALLIGADPAKVHLWYLEVYVDAYEWVELPNTLGMSQFGDGGLLGSKPYISSGAYIDRMSDYCGTCRYNVKQRIGPDACPFNALYWDFLARHEDKLGRNNRLAMPYRNWAKQSEADREATRAQAAGFLASLDASGPAGY, encoded by the coding sequence TGATGGAGGTCGATGAGGAGACGACCTATGTCCGGCATCACAAGCGCAAGATCGCGTATATCCTGTCGGCGATGCGGCATCATGCCGAGGCGCTACGCGAGGCCGGGTGGACGGTCGAATACACGAAGCTCGACGACCCCGACAACGCGGGCAGCTTCACCGGCGAGATCGCGCGGGCGGGCGAGCGGCATGACCCCGAGCGGATCATCGTCACCGAGGGCGGCGAGTGGCGCGTGATGGCGATGCTCGAAAGCTGGGAGACGCTGTTCGGCATCCCCGTCGAGATCCGCAGCGACGACCGCTTCCTCGCCAGCCATGCAGACTTCGAGACATGGGCCGCCGAGCGGAAGTCGCTGACGATGGAGTGGTTCTATCGCCAGATGCGGACGCGCACCGGGCTGTTGATGACCGGCGGCAAGCCCGAGGGCGATCGCTGGAACTTCGACAAGGAGAACCGCAAGCCCGCCAAGAACGACCTGCTCATGCCGCGCCCGCTGATGTTCGAGCCGGATGCGATGACGAAGGACGTGCTGGCGATGGTGGCGGAGCGGTTCGCCGAGCATCCGGGGAGCCTCGACGGGTTCGAGTACGCCGTGACCGCGGAGGATGCCGAGCGGCAGGCGGCGAACTTCTTCCGCCACGCGCTGCCGCAGTTCGGCGATTACGAAGATGCCATGCTCACTGGCGAGCGGCATCTGTGGCACTCGATCCTGTCGCCCTACATCAATTCGGGGCTGCTTGATCCGCTCGACCTGTGCCGGCGGGCGGAGGCGGAATATCGCGCCGGCCGCGCGCCGCTCAACGCGGTCGAGGGGTATATTCGCCAGATCATCGGCTGGCGGGAATATATGCGCGGAATCTACTGGCGCGAGGGGCCGGATTACGTCGAGCGGAACTTCCTCGACCACCACCGCGAACTCCCCGGCTGGTACTGGACCGGCGAGACCGACATGCACTGCCTGCGCGAGGCGATCGGCCAGACGCTGGAGACCGCGCACGCGCACCATATCCAGCGGCTGATGGTGACGGGCAATTTCGCGCTGCTGATCGGCGCGGACCCGGCCAAGGTGCATCTCTGGTATCTTGAGGTGTACGTCGACGCGTATGAATGGGTCGAGCTGCCCAACACGCTGGGGATGAGCCAGTTCGGCGATGGCGGGCTGTTGGGCTCGAAGCCGTATATCTCGTCGGGCGCGTATATCGATCGGATGTCCGATTATTGCGGGACGTGCCGGTATAACGTGAAGCAGCGGATCGGCCCTGATGCGTGCCCGTTCAACGCGCTCTACTGGGATTTCCTTGCGCGGCACGAGGACAAGCTTGGCCGCAACAACCGGCTGGCGATGCCGTATCGCAACTGGGCGAAACAGTCCGAGGCGGACCGTGAGGCGACGCGCGCGCAGGCGGCTGGGTTCCTAGCCTCCCTCGACGCGAGCGGCCCCGCTGGCTACTGA
- a CDS encoding type 1 glutamine amidotransferase domain-containing protein, whose product MKILIVLTSHDQLGDTGAKTGFWLEELAAPYYVLKDAGAALTLVSPKGGQPPLDPKSADESAKTDDTRRFEADAEAQALLANTHRLDSVAIADFDAVFYPGGHGPLWDLAEDATSIALIEQAIAAGKPVATVCHAPGVLRHVKAADGSPIVAGKTVTGFTNTEEAAVGLTDVVPFLVEDMLKQSGGVYSKTDDWGVYVLRDGLLITGQNPASSGPAAVELVKLLGETKR is encoded by the coding sequence ATGAAGATTCTGATAGTGCTGACCTCGCATGACCAGCTCGGCGATACGGGCGCGAAGACCGGCTTCTGGCTGGAGGAACTCGCCGCGCCCTATTACGTCCTGAAGGATGCCGGCGCCGCGTTGACGCTCGTCTCGCCAAAGGGTGGCCAGCCGCCGCTCGATCCGAAGAGCGCGGACGAGAGCGCGAAGACCGACGATACGCGCCGGTTCGAGGCCGATGCAGAGGCACAGGCATTGCTCGCGAATACGCACCGGCTGGACAGCGTCGCGATCGCCGATTTCGACGCGGTCTTCTATCCGGGCGGCCACGGCCCGTTGTGGGATCTTGCCGAGGACGCGACATCGATCGCGCTGATCGAGCAGGCGATTGCCGCCGGCAAGCCGGTCGCCACGGTCTGCCACGCGCCGGGCGTATTGCGTCACGTGAAGGCGGCCGATGGCAGCCCGATCGTCGCCGGCAAGACGGTCACGGGCTTCACCAACACCGAAGAAGCCGCGGTCGGCCTGACCGACGTCGTTCCCTTCCTGGTCGAGGATATGCTCAAGCAGAGCGGCGGAGTGTATTCGAAGACCGACGACTGGGGCGTGTACGTGCTGCGCGACGGCCTGCTGATCACCGGCCAGAACCCGGCGTCGTCGGGCCCAGCAGCCGTGGAATTGGTCAAGTTGCTGGGTGAAACCAAGCGCTGA